Below is a genomic region from Treponema sp. OMZ 798.
CGAAAAATTTCCGTCTGCAGCCTCATCGTAGGCTGCTTCTTTTAAATTATTGGCAATATAGGCTCCTGTATAACCGCGGGGTGACATTCCTGACGGATTTTCGCTTATGCTTATTATCTTTCCTAAAGAAAGAGGTTTTCCTCCATTGGGAGCTGCCTTACAAAGGAGGATGGCTTTTTCTTCGGCGGCTTTTACTGCCGTAACTCTTGCCTCGTCCATAAGCTTTTTCATGTCGGCAACAGAAAAACCTACATTGTAAATTCTATCTACGCCCGTATTTAAAAGATCCGTTAAAAAAACTTCGTAATCTTCAATCTTTGTAAGAAGGACTGCTATATTTTGGACAACCTCATAGCCGTCAAAGTCCTGATAACCGTTATCTCTGTATCTGTATC
It encodes:
- a CDS encoding SIMPL domain-containing protein, whose amino-acid sequence is MKDSIIKGIKLIAVLCISFVLFNACSPAVNENRFISVTGRSAILKSPDQVSISFSVFSKDKDLSEAKNKNDDAILKLKELFEKYKIEQKNISIERVNINPRYRYRDNGYQDFDGYEVVQNIAVLLTKIEDYEVFLTDLLNTGVDRIYNVGFSVADMKKLMDEARVTAVKAAEEKAILLCKAAPNGGKPLSLGKIISISENPSGMSPRGYTGAYIANNLKEAAYDEAADGNFSPMGQIEVSAEISIVFELE